A stretch of Lathyrus oleraceus cultivar Zhongwan6 chromosome 6, CAAS_Psat_ZW6_1.0, whole genome shotgun sequence DNA encodes these proteins:
- the LOC127098307 gene encoding albumin-1: MASLKFAPLAFVLLAAFLMFQVKKVESGYCSPVTCYTDRSGDCQFGCVCYPSFFGYVGSCQPYVSVEKMVDDHPNLCQSHDDCTKKGTGSFCARYPDSNMEYGRCFSSKFQAEVFFVKMISNSQFKKDLLKMSVSASY, encoded by the exons ATGGCTTCTCTTAAGTTTGCTCCACTGGCTTTCGTTTTGCTGGCTGCATTTT TGATGTTCCAGGTGAAGAAGGTAGAATCCGGATATTGTAGTCCTGTAACATGTTACACCGACAGGAGTGGAGATTGTCAATTTGGTTGCGTCTGTTATCCCTCTTTTTTTGGATATGTGGGTTCTTGTCAGCCTTATGTATCAGTTGAAAAGATGGTTGATGATCATCCTAATTTATGTCAGTCCCATGATGACTGCACTAAGAAAGGAACCGGAAGCTTTTGCGCTCGTTATCCTGATTCTAATATGGAATATGGAAGGTGTTTTTCCTCTAAGTTTCAGGCAGAAGTCTTCTTTGTCAAGATGATATCTAACTCTCAATTCAAAAAAGACTTGTTGAAGATGTCTGTGTCTGCATCATATTGA